A single window of Bordetella genomosp. 11 DNA harbors:
- the ppa gene encoding inorganic diphosphatase, whose translation MSLDRVPPGSKLPDEFNVIIEIPMNADPVKYEVDKDTGAVFVDRFMLTAMHYPCNYGYIPQTLSEDGDPADVLVVTPFPIQIGSVIRCRALGVLEMDDESGGDAKLLAVPVDKLYPPYRHIKSYQDLPEEDIARIQHFFEHYKDLEKGKWVKVKGWKGVDAAHEEITRSAERHAKGAK comes from the coding sequence ATGAGTCTCGATCGTGTCCCTCCCGGCTCCAAGCTGCCGGATGAATTCAATGTCATCATCGAAATTCCCATGAACGCGGATCCCGTGAAGTACGAGGTCGACAAGGACACGGGCGCCGTGTTCGTCGATCGCTTCATGCTGACCGCCATGCACTATCCGTGCAACTACGGCTATATTCCGCAGACCCTGTCCGAGGACGGCGATCCGGCGGATGTCCTGGTGGTTACGCCGTTTCCCATCCAGATCGGCTCGGTGATCCGCTGCCGTGCGTTGGGCGTGCTCGAAATGGATGACGAATCGGGCGGCGATGCCAAGCTGCTGGCCGTGCCTGTCGACAAGCTTTACCCGCCTTACCGCCACATCAAGTCGTACCAGGATCTGCCTGAAGAAGATATCGCCCGCATCCAGCACTTCTTCGAGCACTACAAGGATCTGGAAAAGGGCAAGTGGGTCAAGGTGAAAGGCTGGAAGGGCGTCGATGCCGCGCACGAGGAAATCACGCGTAGCGCGGAGCGTCACGCGAAAGGCGCCAAATAA
- a CDS encoding fumarylacetoacetate hydrolase family protein has translation MDYVLPPQPVVAVPVAGSAALFPVRRVYCVGRNYAEHAKEMGFTGREDPFFFCKPADAIIAVRDGETGKMPYPSKTSNLHYEMELVVAIGKAGKDIPVEKANEHIWGYALGLDMTRRDLQGEAKKLGRPWEVGKGFDQSAPLGPIHPVSKTGILEKADIWLDVNGTRKQGSNISELIWNIPESIAYLSGLFELQPGDLIFTGTPEGVGPVVRNDVMVGGVAGLGELRVQVV, from the coding sequence ATGGACTATGTTTTGCCCCCTCAGCCCGTCGTCGCCGTTCCGGTAGCGGGCAGCGCCGCCTTATTCCCGGTTCGCCGCGTGTATTGCGTTGGACGCAATTACGCCGAGCATGCCAAAGAAATGGGCTTTACCGGCCGCGAGGATCCGTTCTTTTTCTGCAAGCCCGCCGATGCCATCATCGCGGTGCGCGACGGTGAAACGGGGAAGATGCCCTATCCGTCCAAGACGTCGAACCTGCACTACGAAATGGAGCTGGTCGTAGCGATCGGGAAGGCGGGCAAGGACATTCCGGTCGAGAAGGCCAACGAGCATATCTGGGGTTACGCCCTGGGCCTGGACATGACGCGCCGCGATTTGCAGGGCGAAGCCAAAAAGCTGGGACGTCCGTGGGAAGTGGGCAAGGGCTTCGATCAATCCGCGCCGCTGGGCCCGATCCATCCCGTCAGCAAGACCGGTATCCTGGAAAAAGCGGACATCTGGCTGGATGTGAACGGTACCCGCAAGCAGGGCAGCAACATCAGTGAGCTGATCTGGAACATTCCGGAGAGCATTGCCTATCTGTCCGGCTTGTTCGAGCTGCAACCCGGCGACCTGATCTTTACCGGCACGCCGGAAGGCGTCGGCCCGGTCGTCAGGAACGACGTAATGGTGGGTGGTGTCGCGGGCCTGGGCGAACTGCGTGTCCAGGTAGTGTGA
- a CDS encoding helix-turn-helix transcriptional regulator — MNETMTNQPAAPEKLLYRMKDLPRVVGISRSEIYRQLNAGKFPKGINLTPKVVVWKAEDLRKWVDELVP; from the coding sequence ATGAACGAGACCATGACCAACCAGCCCGCAGCGCCGGAGAAGCTGCTGTATCGCATGAAGGACCTGCCGCGCGTGGTCGGCATCTCCCGGTCGGAAATCTACCGCCAGCTCAATGCCGGGAAGTTTCCCAAGGGGATCAACCTGACACCCAAGGTCGTGGTGTGGAAGGCGGAGGACCTGCGAAAGTGGGTAGATGAACTTGTACCCTGA
- a CDS encoding heme biosynthesis HemY N-terminal domain-containing protein → MRAWFWTLLLAVVAVAVAVVLRAHPGNVLLLVWPYRVELSLTLAVLLLIALFVAIYVGLRLLAWLLAIPERMRAWRGRRAQARDHELLERGWIGLLEGRYSHAEKDLAKLLDQTKGRNRRVLAALSAARAAQGLGEFVRRDVMLDRAREAADSEPGLIEAVATVTADLLLEQGQPARALEVLAPLQDGGARHLNTMRLLLRAERALGHHEQVFTLARALSRRGAMARDEALRVIGVSGAARLRAAADGDTWRPIWKDLKAEERLLPDIALAGAAAFEAAGEADEAARILEAAIAHGFDARLLAAYSRCDASQVPRRLERAEKWLQQRPTDPDVLCALGVLCLTGQLWGQGERYLRRAVERRPDARTHALLGSLYDRLDRQNDAVRHWRLATAAGIALPVLAADEALPAADTHADPSRVDPESGFLSDAAEAPAPASVYVHEALPVEAPAADYVLDPDARGHAHPAPVEPAPSSPSPVARPAEAPVDVEDYFDSAPIPVAGLDEEEPEPPASTPSRRDNGPGDAPAKSGGHGKS, encoded by the coding sequence GTGTTGCTGTTGATCGCGCTATTCGTGGCCATTTACGTGGGGCTGCGGCTGCTGGCGTGGCTGTTGGCCATCCCGGAACGCATGCGCGCCTGGCGCGGGCGCCGCGCCCAGGCGCGCGACCACGAATTGCTCGAGCGTGGGTGGATCGGCTTGCTGGAAGGCCGCTATTCGCATGCCGAGAAGGACCTCGCCAAGCTGCTCGATCAGACCAAAGGCCGCAATCGCCGTGTGCTGGCCGCCCTATCGGCGGCGCGCGCCGCGCAGGGCCTGGGCGAATTCGTGCGGCGAGACGTCATGCTGGACCGGGCGCGGGAAGCCGCGGATAGCGAGCCAGGCCTCATCGAGGCCGTGGCCACCGTTACCGCCGACCTGCTGCTGGAGCAGGGGCAGCCGGCCCGCGCCCTGGAAGTGCTGGCTCCGCTGCAGGACGGAGGCGCGCGACATCTGAATACGATGCGCCTGCTGTTGCGCGCCGAGCGCGCGCTCGGCCATCACGAGCAGGTGTTTACGCTGGCGCGGGCGCTGTCGCGCCGTGGCGCCATGGCGCGCGACGAAGCCCTCCGCGTCATCGGCGTCTCGGGCGCGGCACGCCTGCGTGCCGCCGCCGACGGCGATACGTGGCGTCCCATCTGGAAGGATCTCAAGGCGGAAGAACGCCTGCTGCCCGATATTGCCCTGGCCGGAGCGGCCGCCTTCGAAGCGGCCGGCGAGGCAGACGAGGCGGCGCGCATACTCGAGGCCGCCATCGCGCACGGCTTCGATGCGCGGCTGTTGGCGGCCTATTCGCGCTGTGATGCATCCCAGGTGCCGCGGCGCCTGGAGCGTGCCGAGAAATGGCTGCAGCAGCGTCCGACCGATCCGGACGTGCTGTGCGCGCTTGGCGTGCTCTGTCTCACTGGACAGCTGTGGGGGCAGGGCGAGCGCTATCTGAGGCGAGCCGTGGAACGTCGTCCCGACGCCCGCACGCACGCCTTGCTGGGCAGCCTGTATGACCGCCTGGATCGCCAGAACGACGCCGTGCGGCATTGGCGCCTGGCCACGGCGGCAGGGATTGCGCTGCCGGTGCTGGCCGCCGACGAAGCCTTGCCGGCTGCCGACACGCATGCCGATCCCTCGCGCGTGGATCCTGAAAGCGGATTCCTGTCGGACGCCGCGGAAGCCCCCGCGCCCGCCAGCGTCTACGTCCACGAGGCGCTGCCCGTGGAGGCGCCGGCCGCCGATTACGTCCTCGACCCGGATGCGCGGGGCCATGCGCATCCGGCGCCGGTCGAGCCCGCGCCGTCGTCGCCCTCGCCGGTGGCAAGGCCCGCCGAAGCGCCCGTCGATGTCGAGGATTACTTCGATAGCGCGCCGATCCCCGTTGCCGGGCTGGACGAAGAAGAACCCGAGCCGCCCGCGTCGACGCCATCCCGACGCGATAATGGCCCGGGCGACGCGCCGGCCAAGTCCGGCGGCCACGGCAAGTCCTGA
- a CDS encoding entericidin A/B family lipoprotein encodes MRSKMMLTTLVVFAMVLAGCNTVAGAGKDLQRAGNAISNAAEK; translated from the coding sequence ATGCGCTCGAAAATGATGCTGACGACATTGGTGGTCTTTGCGATGGTCCTGGCAGGATGCAATACGGTCGCCGGCGCCGGCAAGGATCTGCAGCGCGCGGGCAATGCCATCAGTAACGCCGCGGAAAAGTAG